A window of Xiphophorus hellerii strain 12219 chromosome 19, Xiphophorus_hellerii-4.1, whole genome shotgun sequence contains these coding sequences:
- the LOC116709479 gene encoding phospholipase A and acyltransferase 4-like, whose amino-acid sequence MAPTLFDIDAKPGDLIEILGGVYHHWAVFIGGDEVVHLIPSTHRGGDLLEVLAFLESSDATVRRQRIWEVVGSNRFRVNNLLDDEYQPLDPSTIVGNAVKTVGQERPYNVATHNSEHFVTELRYGKPESRQVQTAAVIGGVAAAGVAVAVVGAALFSAFRKNKDKE is encoded by the exons ATGGCTCCCACTCTG TTTGACATAGATGCGAAGCCGGGGGACCTGATAGAAATCTTGGGCGGGGTGTATCACCACTGGGCTGTTTTCATCGGAGGAGATGAAGTCGTACATTTAATTCCTTCAA CGCACAGAGGAGGAGATCTGCTCGAGGTGCTCGCCTTCCTGGAGAGCAGCGACGCTACGGTGAGGCGTCAGAGGATCTGGGAAGTGGTCGGGTCCAACCGCTTCCGAGTCAACAACCTCCTGGACGACGAGTACCAGCCTCTTGACCCCAGCACCATCGTCGGCAACGCTGTGAAGACGGTGGGTCAGGAGCGTCCGTACAACGTCGCCACTCATAACAGCGAACACTTCGTCACCGAGCTTCGATACGGCAAACCGGAATCACGACAG GTTCAAACCGCGGCTGTGATCGGAGGCGTTGCCGCCGCCGGCGTGGCGGTTGCAGTCGTGGGAGCCGCTTTGTTTTCTGCCTTCcgcaaaaataaagacaaagaatGA
- the foxi2 gene encoding forkhead box protein I2, whose product MNSIDPQSHHQHQPHTSPIVGSLPHKGAQESPDMAAAVYCDNFSSVYHQQSLQGAQRPAGYGLGDYASSPNPYLWLNGPGVNSSASYLHGNNPTPFIPPSYGSQRQFLANSPGFGGPDLGWLSIASQEELLKLVRPPYSYSALIAMAIQNAHEKKLTLSQIYQYVADNFPFYKKSKAGWQNSIRHNLSLNDCFKKVPRDEDDPGKGNYWTLDPNCEKMFDNGNFRRKRKRRSDPSLSGGAAAAAVTKLEDGRPAAPAGPMKASDSPQLLGPSSPEMEAMNENHKSSSSSSPAGLAAAAAPCFNNFYSNMSALGSGAPGRQGSLGLVNELSNRNITALSPYHPGGGTGQEAGAGPPDHGEGLHFNRGVYYNTFGGGQSGQFNAHFYNSFSVNSLIFPRDGTEL is encoded by the exons ATGAACTCCATCGACCCTCAGTCCCATCACCAGCACCAGCCCCACACCTCCCCTATCGTCGGCTCTCTTCCACATAAAGGCGCCCAGGAGTCCCCGGACATGGCAGCTGCGGTCTACTGCGACAACTTCAGCAGCGTGTACCACCAGCAGAGCCTCCAGGGCGCTCAGAGACCCGCCGGCTACGGCCTCGGGGACTACGCCTCCTCCCCGAACCCGTACCTGTGGCTCAATGGGCCGGGCGTGAATTCCTCCGCGTCTTACCTGCACGGCAACAACCCGACGCCGTTCATCCCGCCCTCCTACGGCTCGCAGCGGCAGTTCCTCGCCAACTCACCTGGGTTCGGAGGGCCCGACCTGGGCTGGCTGTCCATCGCCAGCCAGGAGGAGTTGCTGAAGCTGGTCCGGCCGCCGTACTCCTACTCCGCTCTCATCGCCATGGCCATCCAGAACGCGCACGAAAAGAAGCTGACCCTGAGTCAGATTTACCAGTACGTGGCGGACAATTTCCCTTTTTATAAGAAGAGCAAAGCCGGCTGGCAGAACTCCATCCGGCACAATCTGTCTCTGAACGACTGCTTCAAAAAAGTCCCGAGGGACGAGGATGACCCAG GAAAAGGAAACTATTGGACGTTGGATCCCAACTGcgaaaaaatgtttgacaatgGAAACTTCCGGCGGAAAAGGAAACGACGGTCGGACCCGAGCCTTTCCGGAGGAGCTGCTGCGGCCGCAGTCACGAAGCTGGAGGACGGCCGGCCGGCGGCGCCGGCGGGCCCCATGAAGGCCTCGGACAGCCCCCAGCTCCTGGGGCCTTCTTCGCCGGAGATGGAAGCCATGAACGAAAACCACAAGAGctcgtcgtcgtcgtcgccgGCGGGGctggccgccgccgccgctccGTGTTTCAATAACTTTTACAGCAACATGTCGGCGCTCGGCTCGGGGGCCCCCGGCCGACAGGGGTCCCTCGGACTGGTGAACGAGCTGTCGAACAGGAACATAACGGCTCTGAGCCCGTACCACCCCGGCGGCGGCACTGGGCAGGAGGCGGGGGCGGGGCCTCCCGACCACGGCGAGGGCTTGCATTTTAACCGGGGAGTGTACTACAACACGTTTGGCGGCGGGCAGAGCGGACAGTTCAACGCTCACTTCTACAACAGCTTCAGTGTGAACAGCTTGATCTTTCCCAGGGACGGGACTGAGCTCTAA